The Etheostoma spectabile isolate EspeVRDwgs_2016 chromosome 24, UIUC_Espe_1.0, whole genome shotgun sequence genome contains a region encoding:
- the txndc16 gene encoding thioredoxin domain-containing protein 16 isoform X2 produces MEKAARGKKDIVLGYVRSLGTQEHRSLMETAYVYGSKYQFILITGGPVLKHLGVSELSHSSRVWFLHCRVDSGFVTPMTCPLTLMRKPLSTLSLHSFLQLMEAPLVSEVYSDPSSVQPPQFPYQQTPQVFLFSRPTTAHLDLDTATTLAWRLRGLALLLLVHRSPAVKTPDEYNAAYRLPEKSLEVKYLTMNDLDEVLELFTNQEKEEEDEEEDEEESDGNLDDEIAASVYENRGNMPDMDSITQLTSDNFHTAVAQSSLTVALFYLKWDAASMAFLSSFIDVAEGLTDSEVQMSAVDCGEWTDLCAAQPGSSLPIPFRPITAFPSVLLLRPHESAQYYRGMLGTEALHRFIMLSHPASPVLLSTQEEVTSFLQEVPHPELAGYTPDRVLGLFETHRGVPLFTEVAKSLRGEVLTGLLTDGLAETWAAEHAVDLPAVLVFPSWRTHTHPSTLPVSHSAEELLSHINTALLHPLPELTVENLPSVLSLGKALLLLFVGEEEDEFGRKQNQALVEEMRGVVELGGRRMEPYQACWIHLGRTPAGMSVLGSYLGSMPPLPALVLTHLPSGGEIYQYPPNMPIGAPSVLQWLQRIEDGTESAAGLLGEDSWPPSVKFYDFLKIMDMQEPISAQQQTPEEEEEGEADEKEVNMEEDVLEEATYSSSSSPTPNKNPHSEL; encoded by the exons ATGGAGAAGGCAGCCAGAGGGAAGAAGGATATCGTGCTGGGTTATGTCCGCAGTCTGGGAACACAAG AGCACAGATCGTTGATGGAGACCGCGTATGTGTACGGATCCAAATACCAGTTCATCCTCATAACTGGAGGCCCAGTTTTGAAGCATTTAGG tgtttcagAGTTGTCTCACTCGTCTCGAGTGTGGTTCCTCCACTGTAGAGTTGACAGTGGGTTTGTGACCCCAATGACGTGTCCATTGACCCTTATGAGGAAACCCCTGTCCACCCTCAGTCTCCACTCCTTTCTGCAGCTCATGGAGGCTCCACTGGTG TCGGAGGTTTACAGCGACCCCTCCTCAGTCCAGCCCCCTCAGTTCCCCTACCAGCAGACCCCCCAGGTCTTCCTGTTCTCTCGTCCGACGACTGCGCACCTGGACCTGGACACGGCCACCACTCTGGCCTGGCGGCTGCGTGGCCTTGCCCTGCTGCTGCTTGtacacag gagtcCTGCAGTGAAAACCCCCGATGAATACAATGCTGCTTACAGGCTGCCTGAGAAG AGTTTAGAGGTGAAATATTTGACCATGAACGACCTTGATGAGGTGTTGGAGCTCTTTACAAAtcaagagaaagaggaagaggatgaagaggaagacgaggaggagTCTGACG GCAATTTGGATGATGAAATTGCGGCTTCTGTCTATGAAAACCGAGGCAACATGCCGGACATGGACTCAATTACCCAGCTAACCTCTGACAACTTCCACACCGCAGTAGCTCAAAGCAGCCTGACAGTGGCGCTCTTCTACCTCAAAT GGGATGCTGCTTCAATGGCGTTTCTCAGCTCCTTCATTGACGTTGCAGAGGGTCTTACAG ATTCGGAAGTCCAGATGAGTGCGGTCGACTGTGGAGAGTGGACCGACCTATGTGCTGCTCAGCCGGGGAGCTCCCTCCCGATCCCGTTCCGGCCAATCACGGCCTTTCCCAGCGTCTTGCTGCTCCGCCCCCACGAGTCGGCCCAGTACTACAGAGGCATGCTGGGTACTGAGGCGCTGCATCGCTTCATCATGCT GAGCCACCCAGCTTCTCCTGTGCTACTGTCTACCCAAGAGGAAGTGACATCATTCCTTCAGGAAGTGCCTCACCCTGAGCTAGCAGGCTATACTCCTGACAGAGTACTGGGACTGTTTGAAACACACAGAG GTGTACCACTGTTTACCGAAGTAGCGAAGTCGCTGAGAGGAGAGGTGCTGACTGGACTGCTGACAGATGGACTCGCAGAGACATG GGCAGCAGAGCACGCTGTGGACCTTCCTGCAGTGTTGGTGTTTCCATCTTGGAGGACACACACTCATCCTTCCACGCTGCCCGTGTCACACTCTGCTGAAGAGCTGCTCTCCCACATTAACACGGCTCTGCTGCATCCACTG CCAGAGCTCACGGTGGAGAACCTGCCGTCCGTCCTCTCCCTGGGCAAagccctcctgctcctctttgtgggagaggaagaggacgaATTTGGGCGAAAGCAGAACCAGGCGCTGGTGGAGGAGATGAGAGGAGTGGTGGAGCTGGGAGGGCGGAGGATGGAGCCATACCAGGCCTGCTGGATCCATCT TGGCCGTACTCCCGCCGGTATGTCTGTCCTGGGGTCATACCTGGGCTCTATGCCCCCCCTTCCTGCTCTGGTCCTCACCCATTTGCCCTCTGGGGGTGAAATCTACCAGTACCCCCCCAACATGCCCATAGGGGCCCCCTCTGTCCTGCAGTGGCTGCAGAGAATCGAGGATGGGACCGAGTCAGCAGCAG GGTTGTTGGGTGAGGATAGCTGGCCTCCTTCTGTCAAATTCTACGACTTCCTGAAAATCATGGACATGCAGGAACCCATCTCTGCCCAGCAGCAAACTcctgaagaggaggaggagggggaggcggATGAGAAAGAGGTGAACATGGAAGAAGATGTGTTAGAAGAAGCAACATATTCCTCCTCCAGCTCTCCCACTCCGAACAAAAACCCTCACTCTGAACTGTAA
- the txndc16 gene encoding thioredoxin domain-containing protein 16 isoform X1, whose product MMWMCIAVFLLWMKSGGCTEKANTSDLMEYTAADFYEKLHSGKMMFIYFEHQVTPTISLFLVELEKSADALQDYGVLVGKVNCNKELVHAYCTEERVLHTAFLFRGGKEFLGFDLDTVFDVNSIVSEVLFAILREEVKYVHTDSDLLAMEKAARGKKDIVLGYVRSLGTQEHRSLMETAYVYGSKYQFILITGGPVLKHLGVSELSHSSRVWFLHCRVDSGFVTPMTCPLTLMRKPLSTLSLHSFLQLMEAPLVSEVYSDPSSVQPPQFPYQQTPQVFLFSRPTTAHLDLDTATTLAWRLRGLALLLLVHRSPAVKTPDEYNAAYRLPEKSLEVKYLTMNDLDEVLELFTNQEKEEEDEEEDEEESDGNLDDEIAASVYENRGNMPDMDSITQLTSDNFHTAVAQSSLTVALFYLKWDAASMAFLSSFIDVAEGLTDSEVQMSAVDCGEWTDLCAAQPGSSLPIPFRPITAFPSVLLLRPHESAQYYRGMLGTEALHRFIMLSHPASPVLLSTQEEVTSFLQEVPHPELAGYTPDRVLGLFETHRGVPLFTEVAKSLRGEVLTGLLTDGLAETWAAEHAVDLPAVLVFPSWRTHTHPSTLPVSHSAEELLSHINTALLHPLPELTVENLPSVLSLGKALLLLFVGEEEDEFGRKQNQALVEEMRGVVELGGRRMEPYQACWIHLGRTPAGMSVLGSYLGSMPPLPALVLTHLPSGGEIYQYPPNMPIGAPSVLQWLQRIEDGTESAAGLLGEDSWPPSVKFYDFLKIMDMQEPISAQQQTPEEEEEGEADEKEVNMEEDVLEEATYSSSSSPTPNKNPHSEL is encoded by the exons ATGATGTGGATGTGTATTGCTGTTTTCCTGCTGTGGATGAAGTCAGGAGGATGTACAGAGAAAGCGAACACATCAGACCTGATGGAATACACAGCTGCAGACTTCTATGAGAAATTGCATTCGGGGAAGATGATGTTTATCTATTTTGAGCATCAAG tcactcCAACCATCTCTCTCTTCTTGGTGGAGTTGGAGAAGTCTGCTGATGCTCTGCAGGATTATGGAGTACTGGTTGGCAAG GTCAACTGCAATAAAGAACTGGTTCACGCATACTGCACAGAAGAACGGGTGCTGCACACAGCGTTTCTGTTCAG GGGTGGTAAAGAGTTCTTGGGTTTTGATCTGGACACTGTGTTTGACGTCAACTCTATAGTCTCTGAAGTCCTGTT TGCCATTCTGCGTGAAGAGGTCAAGTACGTTCACACAGACTCTGACCTGCTGGCCATGGAGAAGGCAGCCAGAGGGAAGAAGGATATCGTGCTGGGTTATGTCCGCAGTCTGGGAACACAAG AGCACAGATCGTTGATGGAGACCGCGTATGTGTACGGATCCAAATACCAGTTCATCCTCATAACTGGAGGCCCAGTTTTGAAGCATTTAGG tgtttcagAGTTGTCTCACTCGTCTCGAGTGTGGTTCCTCCACTGTAGAGTTGACAGTGGGTTTGTGACCCCAATGACGTGTCCATTGACCCTTATGAGGAAACCCCTGTCCACCCTCAGTCTCCACTCCTTTCTGCAGCTCATGGAGGCTCCACTGGTG TCGGAGGTTTACAGCGACCCCTCCTCAGTCCAGCCCCCTCAGTTCCCCTACCAGCAGACCCCCCAGGTCTTCCTGTTCTCTCGTCCGACGACTGCGCACCTGGACCTGGACACGGCCACCACTCTGGCCTGGCGGCTGCGTGGCCTTGCCCTGCTGCTGCTTGtacacag gagtcCTGCAGTGAAAACCCCCGATGAATACAATGCTGCTTACAGGCTGCCTGAGAAG AGTTTAGAGGTGAAATATTTGACCATGAACGACCTTGATGAGGTGTTGGAGCTCTTTACAAAtcaagagaaagaggaagaggatgaagaggaagacgaggaggagTCTGACG GCAATTTGGATGATGAAATTGCGGCTTCTGTCTATGAAAACCGAGGCAACATGCCGGACATGGACTCAATTACCCAGCTAACCTCTGACAACTTCCACACCGCAGTAGCTCAAAGCAGCCTGACAGTGGCGCTCTTCTACCTCAAAT GGGATGCTGCTTCAATGGCGTTTCTCAGCTCCTTCATTGACGTTGCAGAGGGTCTTACAG ATTCGGAAGTCCAGATGAGTGCGGTCGACTGTGGAGAGTGGACCGACCTATGTGCTGCTCAGCCGGGGAGCTCCCTCCCGATCCCGTTCCGGCCAATCACGGCCTTTCCCAGCGTCTTGCTGCTCCGCCCCCACGAGTCGGCCCAGTACTACAGAGGCATGCTGGGTACTGAGGCGCTGCATCGCTTCATCATGCT GAGCCACCCAGCTTCTCCTGTGCTACTGTCTACCCAAGAGGAAGTGACATCATTCCTTCAGGAAGTGCCTCACCCTGAGCTAGCAGGCTATACTCCTGACAGAGTACTGGGACTGTTTGAAACACACAGAG GTGTACCACTGTTTACCGAAGTAGCGAAGTCGCTGAGAGGAGAGGTGCTGACTGGACTGCTGACAGATGGACTCGCAGAGACATG GGCAGCAGAGCACGCTGTGGACCTTCCTGCAGTGTTGGTGTTTCCATCTTGGAGGACACACACTCATCCTTCCACGCTGCCCGTGTCACACTCTGCTGAAGAGCTGCTCTCCCACATTAACACGGCTCTGCTGCATCCACTG CCAGAGCTCACGGTGGAGAACCTGCCGTCCGTCCTCTCCCTGGGCAAagccctcctgctcctctttgtgggagaggaagaggacgaATTTGGGCGAAAGCAGAACCAGGCGCTGGTGGAGGAGATGAGAGGAGTGGTGGAGCTGGGAGGGCGGAGGATGGAGCCATACCAGGCCTGCTGGATCCATCT TGGCCGTACTCCCGCCGGTATGTCTGTCCTGGGGTCATACCTGGGCTCTATGCCCCCCCTTCCTGCTCTGGTCCTCACCCATTTGCCCTCTGGGGGTGAAATCTACCAGTACCCCCCCAACATGCCCATAGGGGCCCCCTCTGTCCTGCAGTGGCTGCAGAGAATCGAGGATGGGACCGAGTCAGCAGCAG GGTTGTTGGGTGAGGATAGCTGGCCTCCTTCTGTCAAATTCTACGACTTCCTGAAAATCATGGACATGCAGGAACCCATCTCTGCCCAGCAGCAAACTcctgaagaggaggaggagggggaggcggATGAGAAAGAGGTGAACATGGAAGAAGATGTGTTAGAAGAAGCAACATATTCCTCCTCCAGCTCTCCCACTCCGAACAAAAACCCTCACTCTGAACTGTAA
- the gpr137c gene encoding integral membrane protein GPR137C isoform X2, translating to MFSTGEDVNSHLFTSLKESSGAAISPTLELSLTTVYIVLYSFLFVFVYLQLWLILHYGHKRFSYQSVFLFLCLLWAALRTTLFSFYFKNVMQANQLQPLAYWLLYCCPVCLQFFTLCLLNLYFTQVMFKAKAKYSPELTKYKVPLRLFFLCLSIFFLVVNLTCALLVQGALQRSESPSDGGIRHAVLARVLINDSLFVLCAVSLAVCIFKIAKMSSANVYLESKGTSVCQATAVGAVVILLYTSRACYNLVVVALSPQDRPSPFNYGWYSVSDQADVQEISGEAYVVFGIILFFWELLPTSLVVLFFRVQRPNPNLAPGGMINSHSFSSRAYFFDNPQRYDSDDDLSRSINSRTDRTSLHSTTPQLGTSSWYGSIQRNGTLAAGVASAQQPPSSTAPLLFAYGNIQSHNPHHHNYYSTPQNNYHHHHHNISKQVLLSDILNHCSGPVWA from the exons ATGTTTTCGACAGGAGAGGATGTTAATTCCCATTTGTTTACCTCACTGAAGGAGTCATCTGGGGCGGCAATCTCCCCAACACTGGAGCTCAGTCTAACTACCGTCTACATCGTCCTCTACTCCTTCCTGTTTGTTTTCGTTTACCTGCAGCTCTGGCTCATTTTGCACTACGGACACAAGCGCTTCAGCTAccaaagtgtgtttttgtttctgtgtttgctgtGGGCAGCGCTGAGGACGACCCTCTTCTCCTTctactttaaaaatgtgatgCAGGCCAACCAGCTGCAGCCTCTGGCCTACTGGCTGCTCTACTGCTGCCCCGTCTGCCTGCAGTTCTTCACACTCTGCCTACTCAACCTCTACTTCACCC AGGTGATGTTCAAGGCAAAAGCCAAGTATTCACCAGAGCTCACCAAATACAA ggTTCCCCTGCGTTTGTTCTTCCTGTGTCTTAGTATATTCTTTCTGGTGGTGAATTTAACTTGTGCGTTGTTAGTGCAAGGGGCTCTGCAGCGCTCTGAATCACCGAG TGATGGGGGTATCAGACATGCAGTCCTGGCCCGGGTCTTGATCAACGACAGTCTGTTTGTCCTGTGTGCTGTCTCTCTGGCCGTCTGCATCTTTAAGATCGCCAAGATGTCCTCTGCCAACGTCTACCTGGAGTCCAAG GGAACATCAGTGTGCCAAGCTACAGCAGTAGGAGCCGTGGTGATCCTGCTCTACACATCCAGAGCCTGTTATAACCTGGTGGTGGTGGCACTGTCCCCACAGGACAGACCCAGTCCCTTCAACTACGGCTGGTACAGTGTGTCTGATCAG gcCGATGTGCAGGAGATCAGCGGGGAAGCCTACGTTGTGTTTGGGATCATTCTGTTCTTCTGGGAGCTGCTTCCTACAAGTTTAGTTGTGCTTTTCTTCAGAGTCCAGAGACCCAACCCAAACCTG GCCCCAGGAGGGATGATCAACAGCCACAGTTTCAGCTCCAGAGCCTATTTCTTTGACAACCCTCAACGGTATGATAGTGATGACGACCTGTCAAGAAGCATCAATAGTAGGACTGATCGGACCAG TCTCCACTCCACCACTCCCCAGCTGGGTACATCCAGTTGGTATGGCTCCATCCAACGTAACGGGACTCTAGCTGCGGGCGTTGCGTCGGCCCAGCAACCGCCATCTTCCACGGCCCCCCTCCTCTTTGCCTACGGAAACATCCAGAGTCACAATCCCCACCATCACAACTACTACTCCACCCCGCAGAACAactaccaccatcatcatcaca ATATATCAAAGCAGGTACTTTTGAGTGATATTCTAAACCATTGCTCTGGACCAGTTTGGGCCTAA
- the gpr137c gene encoding integral membrane protein GPR137C isoform X1, whose protein sequence is MFSTGEDVNSHLFTSLKESSGAAISPTLELSLTTVYIVLYSFLFVFVYLQLWLILHYGHKRFSYQSVFLFLCLLWAALRTTLFSFYFKNVMQANQLQPLAYWLLYCCPVCLQFFTLCLLNLYFTQVMFKAKAKYSPELTKYKVPLRLFFLCLSIFFLVVNLTCALLVQGALQRSESPSDGGIRHAVLARVLINDSLFVLCAVSLAVCIFKIAKMSSANVYLESKGTSVCQATAVGAVVILLYTSRACYNLVVVALSPQDRPSPFNYGWYSVSDQADVQEISGEAYVVFGIILFFWELLPTSLVVLFFRVQRPNPNLAPGGMINSHSFSSRAYFFDNPQRYDSDDDLSRSINSRTDRTSLHSTTPQLGTSSWYGSIQRNGTLAAGVASAQQPPSSTAPLLFAYGNIQSHNPHHHNYYSTPQNNYHHHHHSNYFSTPQNYYCGSQTYFCTPQN, encoded by the exons ATGTTTTCGACAGGAGAGGATGTTAATTCCCATTTGTTTACCTCACTGAAGGAGTCATCTGGGGCGGCAATCTCCCCAACACTGGAGCTCAGTCTAACTACCGTCTACATCGTCCTCTACTCCTTCCTGTTTGTTTTCGTTTACCTGCAGCTCTGGCTCATTTTGCACTACGGACACAAGCGCTTCAGCTAccaaagtgtgtttttgtttctgtgtttgctgtGGGCAGCGCTGAGGACGACCCTCTTCTCCTTctactttaaaaatgtgatgCAGGCCAACCAGCTGCAGCCTCTGGCCTACTGGCTGCTCTACTGCTGCCCCGTCTGCCTGCAGTTCTTCACACTCTGCCTACTCAACCTCTACTTCACCC AGGTGATGTTCAAGGCAAAAGCCAAGTATTCACCAGAGCTCACCAAATACAA ggTTCCCCTGCGTTTGTTCTTCCTGTGTCTTAGTATATTCTTTCTGGTGGTGAATTTAACTTGTGCGTTGTTAGTGCAAGGGGCTCTGCAGCGCTCTGAATCACCGAG TGATGGGGGTATCAGACATGCAGTCCTGGCCCGGGTCTTGATCAACGACAGTCTGTTTGTCCTGTGTGCTGTCTCTCTGGCCGTCTGCATCTTTAAGATCGCCAAGATGTCCTCTGCCAACGTCTACCTGGAGTCCAAG GGAACATCAGTGTGCCAAGCTACAGCAGTAGGAGCCGTGGTGATCCTGCTCTACACATCCAGAGCCTGTTATAACCTGGTGGTGGTGGCACTGTCCCCACAGGACAGACCCAGTCCCTTCAACTACGGCTGGTACAGTGTGTCTGATCAG gcCGATGTGCAGGAGATCAGCGGGGAAGCCTACGTTGTGTTTGGGATCATTCTGTTCTTCTGGGAGCTGCTTCCTACAAGTTTAGTTGTGCTTTTCTTCAGAGTCCAGAGACCCAACCCAAACCTG GCCCCAGGAGGGATGATCAACAGCCACAGTTTCAGCTCCAGAGCCTATTTCTTTGACAACCCTCAACGGTATGATAGTGATGACGACCTGTCAAGAAGCATCAATAGTAGGACTGATCGGACCAG TCTCCACTCCACCACTCCCCAGCTGGGTACATCCAGTTGGTATGGCTCCATCCAACGTAACGGGACTCTAGCTGCGGGCGTTGCGTCGGCCCAGCAACCGCCATCTTCCACGGCCCCCCTCCTCTTTGCCTACGGAAACATCCAGAGTCACAATCCCCACCATCACAACTACTACTCCACCCCGCAGAACAactaccaccatcatcatcacagTAACTACTTTTCAACGCCACAGAATTATTACTGTGGGTCACAAACATATTTCTGCACCCCACAGAATTAA